The genomic stretch gacattcagaagttggtttcgggaaaacaacttcaaatatcccactaattactacataattaatggtaagtacaacttgtttctaataaaaaatggtatctgctctattttttttttcttttgtatttttgcggcgaagtggcccgcgacacggctgtccgaaatggatatggcccgcaggccgaaaaaggttgtgcatccctgatctaGATAATCGAAATGGCAAAGGGTTCTACGCACTTGCATACATTTTGTATACTTTTTACTAGTTTACATGTTCTCTCACGCAGTCACTCTAGTCTCTATcctttttcctgtatttttgtttgtctcggTACTTTACTGAACATGATCCtgagacaaaaaaggaaaaatgtaacGTTCCACTTCCGGATATGCGACCACAGAGGTGTGATGTACCTCcattattactttttctttcacaagCTAATTCACTGTCATTCTTACAAATTCACTGTCTTACAAATTCACTCTCTTACTTCTGAGCTTATTCACTCGCTCTCTTCCTCTAACTACTCACAGGGGTCTCCGGCACTTTAATAAACCGGAACCGTCGGATGATGGTGACGGCGGCCATCTTGGCCTCGTACAGCGCCAGTCTCATGCCGATACACTGACGAGGACCCGCCCCGAAGGCTAACTCGCGTACCAGGGTTGGCATGTCCTCGTCATCAAACCTGGTtgataaataaatcagtaaatattCCAGACCTTTCGCGCTCTTCTGATGCATATGATagggaaaataaatgaattagaGTAGAACAGTTGGAGTTTGAATTTAACATCGCGGTCAAGCAGAAcgagattataaaaaaaaaaacagttgactATGTGCTGACATAAGATTACTAGGTTCATGTCCCACACTCAACGCCGGGGTTTTTTGTGCATCAGTTCAATATCTAATTCGATAAATATAATGAATTGGTTGCAAGTTTACAACTGTAGCAGAACTTTGGGACAACATGTGTCACTGACGGCGTTTTGTTTCCCTCCACTTTGCTctcctctctatctctcacacacactcactactaCACTTTGGTTAGCCACGCGAGCGTTTACCATACTGATGAATACGTGCCCTGTATGGCAACTCTTCCTCAGCGGTATCCACATTATCAATCCCCTACCCCTACTATAGTTTCGTAAGAGCAAACTCGGAACTCAACGGAAAGAGTCTTGCTGCCGTAGTTACAATACAGTTCCCCAGACAGCGCGAATATAACTATAGTTCTTTTCTTTACCCAACATTTACCACTGTTTTTCAAAAGAATTGTTCTAGAGGTAACGGAGTAGACTGTATCTGGAcatataaaacttttaaagtaaaGCTACGGACACAATACGCTGGTCCTTGAGCTTCCTATGTCAACTTTCAGCAATGACATTTGACTATGGCTCCAAGTGTTTTTGAAAGAGGTAGATGGGATTTAGAAAGTCGTGAACATATTGTCAGCTTTTTATCTACGTGTTTACCTCTCTGGAATGAACTTTTCAGGGTCAGAGAAGATTTCTTCATCATGCATGAAGGCGAAGACTGGCACGCCAATGCAGGATCCAGCCTCAATATGCACACCTTTGATTGTGCGGGCTTCGGCTGCTCGGCGTCCGATCCTGCAACAGGATTCTGTGATATGAATAATAGTCTTGAATCTGAGAGAACGCCGATAAACGTGAATTTGAAAGACTGGACACCAAAGGTAAGAAAGATAATTAGCAAAAGCTTTAATTCTTGGTTCTTTAATTCCGATTCGCTTAAAGCAATTCTCCTAACTACATTTTCCCCATCAGAATAGATTAACGATATTTGAAACAGGTCATTACTAACAAACATTCATCATCAGTGACCCAAAAATGTCATTATTGGCCATAGTGTGTCAGGGGCTATTGGTCCTCAAGAGGGATAAATTCTGGGATTGTCTCCCCCTCGCCACTACTGTTTGGACGGTTACGGTTCTAGTTTAGGTTGTGTATACGAATAAATCTCATTTTTCAGAAGTTTACAGAACTACAAAAATCCTTATTAACGAAAACCCACATGGGAACAGGTGGAAAATAGCGAAGCGTTTCCCAGAGTACATTGTCCAGGTACTTGATGTTCATCACGTTCTCATAAGTAGGCGGGGCCTGCAAACAACAATATAAGAACACTTGGTCCATTGGACTGATGTCGGAAATgagtttttttattcttcaaataatcttttattgaacttatttgatatttattattcCTCGGGTAATCGTGtattatacttttcttttttttaataccttcGAAGTATTTACCATTGCTTCCTATTTTTGATCTGCTGATTAAACTTAGCTATTCATGTGTTTCTAAGTGCTAATTGTGAAGGAGGTTACTGTCCTCAGTCACTGCAAACCTTTTCATGTGTCAgataaaagagaataaattcTCGGGGAAAGGTCAACATTTAGAGACGTCTTTCACTACAGGACACTTACATCACCGATGGCGGCGATGATCTCGTTGTAGAGTTTTTCCTGCTTGTTGGGATTGAGGGCTAGCAAATAGGACATGTATTGTAGCGTCGTCGCCGTCGTTTCGTAGCCGGCGATAAAGATGACCATACCTTGTGCGATGATTTCGACTCGCGTCAGCTCTAACAATGACAGATGCAGACATCAGACATTAACTTTCCAAGTTAAACTTATTTCAGCCAAACACAGTACACATTGCCATAGAGATATGTGctttcaacaaaaagaagattAACAATGTCGATAACGACATCGATAATGTTAGCGTCTGTTACGTACTGCTAGATTTATCTTCAAGCTTGGTTTGCAGATGATTTCTTTTATAGGACTTGACGTTAATCCGGAAGGTATTTTGGCTTAACTTCTAAAGCCCGGTCTTGAGTGGCAAGTCGATCATTCAGTCCAAACAGCGAACTCAAAGTGCACTTGAGATCGGaaactaaaaatttaatttgaagaCCTCGCACGTAAATTAGtttttgctgttaaaaatacTGACCGCATAATCAACTGATTAGTTGTGGCTACAGACGGGATCTGAGGGTATATCTTGTGGCTCCAAACTTAGCAACAGATTTATATCTGGGCACTGAACTCATCACTTTGTGTGAGCATCAGAATTGTCCTACTCACGTCTGTCCTGGGTTTGGCTGCAATGTCGGCTTCCGATGCCTCCGCTTCCAGTAGCAGCTGCAATAAATCTACTCGCTCCTGAAATAAGTGCATGTTAATATGTAGAGTGATGTGATCACAATAGTTTCGCCGATACTATAGACAAGGAAGATGTAatggcaaaaaagaaacaatcaaaGGATGTTTCAATTATTGTAATGTTAAGGTACTCTGTTGATAGCGCTGTGTACATAAGCTCGGTGAATGGAGAGTAATTTTATCAATAGAGTGAATTGCATCAGTCGTATCCTCATAATGTGATTATCATTTATATCAATGATTACACTACTTACGTTGGCGCCGttcttcttcctgtcttcaaTGAGCTGGTCAATCATTCGGTAGACAGTGAATAACGACTCGGAAGGAGTTTCACTAATCTGGAGAAGTTGGAAATCCGGCGGAGGAACGGAAACAGTGCTGAAACAAGAAGTTTGTTGCTTTATGTTTGACTATCACTAAACTGGGCCGGAGTATACCATTAGgcagattattttaaattatttaaatctgGAATCCTGGCTGCCCCATCTCAGTTTGCTTCAAGTAAGGGGATCAGGGATAAGTATACATAGTCTACAATCGATACAGTTTTTTATCAATCATAAGTTTTACCTTGAGTTCATTGACTTGAAAAAGCATGTCAATGATTTTACTCAGAACTCTATAAGGAAAGCGAATTATGATTTTTTCTTCAGCGTTGTGCATCCGAAAGATGGATCCCTCTCTGGACCACCGTTTGTACAGGTGTTCGAAATTcaactgttgttatttttcagtgctttattattaaaagatttttctggGAGTGGAAGATATATTTTGGAGCTTTATGTTTTGCCCAGAGTGCAAAGAGGTATGTGCTGGTCCTACTAATGACGACAATGATAAACTACTAGGAATCAATGCTTCTTGTCATGTCGGCACTACCTGCAAAGATTTATCTGTCCCCCTTTCCTTTGGAAGCAATCAGAGGATGGTATAGCGCCTGGAAAATTATCTAACTTCCCCACCATCAGAAGAGCTTCAGCGTTTCATCAAATAATACTGTCATTCGCAAACGTGtcattactatatttttttaagttttaaataaccatcaacttttttctaaagaaacaCATTGTTCTGTTGTTTCAATAAAACGAATGGTgatttatgattatgattatcgtagtgattggggtttttttcattaGATTCCGCTGATGTTCGTTTACAGTTTTAAACACGAAACGAGTAAAGAAGCAAAAATCCCTCAGCTGAGGTATCcactcacattctctctctctaacataCACATCGCATGAcgggcagaaagagagaggtgggtAGCCCCGAAAACAAATAAGCTAAAATTTTCATTGTATACTCACACAGAAGTACAGAACGCCAGCTCATACTACTAGTGTTTTGGAACATGTTTGTCAGAGCTTTTAAGAAAAGATTATTTTCGTCGAGCAAGGAGTCAGTTTTAAGGCCAAAGCCTGTTCCAGCAATCACGTCCATGGTGTAGGCTCCGAATATTCTAGAACACAAAGAACATACTTGAAATATAGAGAAGAATACATTTGCGCTGGCGTATGTGCATATTTGGTTTTTCATGTGAGCACGTGTTAGTGTATAAaagcgtgtgtgtatgtgtgtgaagaaagATCCTAACAGACAAGACAAGAAGACATGCAATATCTTACGCCACATCCACCACAGATGTTAGACTGGACAAGGCAGCATCTGTAATGTACAAGCGGACGGACGCATACATAACCAGATATATACACTCTTAATGTCATCTCCAGTACAAGCAGATGTCGCCAAACCTTTTCACATCCGCAAGTTCCCGTTTCTCTGAGAGTCTTTGCAAGGCGCTGGAGAGGTTGTCACAGCACCGGTTGATGTAGGGACCCATCTGGAAACAATAAGACAAGagttcaattttttaaaatcttttcagaAAAGTCACTTCTTATGAAGTGCAGAATTCTCGTTGGCTGTTAATGTCGCCAACACACGAATGGTAGTTAACTTGCTGCATGGCCATGTAACTGTTACCAGCAAACTTTCCAGAAAGGTTGCAAATAATGTGATGTAgtctcttgtctttctttttctcatccagCATTTTCTTCTCATAATAATCATTCGCGTGCgcgcttgtgtgtttgtgcttgcttgtctgtctgtgacaGTCCTTTTCATAAAGACACCATTCCTTACAAGTTTCAGCTTGCTGGTGCTGAATGTTGGTGTCATGGTGTGACGCATTCGCCGCCAGTTGTCTCCGTTTTCAAACGGCAGACTGTGGTTAATCGGGTAGTTTAGAGGACGCCTTGGAATCTGTGACTGCTCGCAGGTATACGAAATACAAAGACATTAGAAATGTGTCCACCGCACACATTCCCACCAATCACGAAATTAGTAAACAGTATAATTGAACCTCAGCAACTACTGTGAtaaattcattttgaaaatacttATTACGAGTCTGTAATTAACTTCAACTTTTTATTGCTAATGGATTCATTATTAGAGACTTTCCTCTGGTTTTACATATATGTATTTAGCACATAATGCATCGTGATAGCTTGTACTATGGTGTCCAAATCTTtgcttaaaaatgcaaaacttgtAATGTTATCCCGAGGACTTGGTCCAAATGTTGCGCTCCACGTTTAGCATGAATTTGATGATGCCAACCTCAAAGTGAAATAGAAGGGTTATGACTATTTGTCTTGAATAATGCTAAGTTAGAGCAGTTTAAGTTCAGACTACATTCAGAggaattaaaaatgtgtttgatgacGCAACCCGTCTTGTCCAAGCACTACCTAAGTCTAATGGAGGTCTCAGACTACCTAGGAGTTGCATGTAGAGGACTACAAGGAGTAGCAATAGATGTAGCAGAAAGAACGTTTGGTTTGATTTCGAATGTAGAAATGCCTAGAAGCTacttataaaaagaaattgttaacCTTCGCCAAAATCCAAAGGACCAGTGCTAAATTATCTTACATATCAAAGAGAAAGGAATCTAAAACACtaatttagaaaaagaaagtatgTAAGTACGAAATACAAGTACTTAATACTATGAAAAACATTATATCTGATCCAAagttatttttggaaaaaaatcccagtgatgtttgttaaaatgtaaatactttCGTGCTGATGACAATCCTATTGCCTGTTGCACAGTTTATTTATATACCTTTGATGGCTTTGTTATGTTACCCCTTCAACATGGCCGTTACCCTATTCAATAAAGTGATTCTGATCAAAATAGACTAGACATAAAAGCCTATAAAAATAGCcgaaatctttttgttttatatatatataatatatttaagaGAGAAAGGTTccgattattattaatatcatatGTTTACAACTAAATAACTTGGAGAAAACCATTctgaaaatcaacaaacaatttttttaaagacaacgaAGATAGGAAGATTTTGAATTCAGCGACGCAGAACAATTGAATCTACACaatttatttgttgtaaaatttttgttttctaatgttaCACGTGTTTTAGCAGCCTGTGTCTTAGCTAGCGCATAAAAATGATTAAGGCGTGTAATAACGATGATATGCTGCAAACTATTTAAAAACCGTCCACCAAAATGGCAACTAAAGTGTACAAAGAATAGTTTACCCGATCTGAGAAATTAGAGAAATCTTTGACGAAGACCTCCTTTAGAATGTCAATGTCGTTTGTGAGCAGCATGGCGTCACGCATGAAGTAGACgctacaacaaacacacaaacaaacatcttcaGAAAGCGTCAAGAATACGACTCCTGTTTCATGATTTAGAAACTATAAACCGTGACCCTACCTTCGCACATAcccttctccccaccccaaGCACGCTAGCACGGCAACGACTTACCAGTTGCAATTGATGATCCCTTTTTATGTATTTACGCTATCATTAATTTATCATCATCCTCGTTCTCgccatcgtcgtcatcatcattgactACACACAGTAACTTACCCGAATGTTTTGCCATACTTGCTCCTCCAGTCAAGCGAAGCATTGAATAAGCCCTGAAAGAATAAGTACACGATCTTGTAAACTGAAACGCAATCCTTTGTCGACCCACCCTCAATGccaaattttgtttcagactGATCAACATacatgtaattttgtttacatttcccATTATCCTTGTAAATTATTTCCATACTATAACTTTTCatcgttttttttcttcgaaGCATTtgttagttattttatttgttgtgaaaCACTTCAGACACACGTTGTAATCATATCAAGCTAAGACCGAATATCAAAACCAACTTACTTTCTTCCAAATATCAATCATGTTTCCCAAAAAGGGGACAGGTGCTGGTCCTGGAATATTATACTTGTGCCATTTTGTGTACGTCCACGTGCCGTACCTGATCCATAGAGAAATGGAATGTCGTGTCGACATAAAGCAATaattatacaataataattgtAGGTGATGTTACAGGTAAATAATAACTATATCTGGTTCATATCTCTCAAGCCATCCTTGCAATCGTCATGCTACTTTGTCATTTCTTTCAATCACATTTATCGttgaaataaaactgcaaacGTTAAAAACAAACTAGAGGCTAAGATGAGCACACACTGGTCTCTTGTGTTTTGCTGTCGTCCTCTGTCATTAAAGATGAAACAGCATCCTGTTGCAGAGTTGAATAACATTTGTCTTCTTCCCCAAATAGTTGTCCTTTAATATCACAAAATCTTTTATTGGCTGTTTTGC from Pomacea canaliculata isolate SZHN2017 linkage group LG8, ASM307304v1, whole genome shotgun sequence encodes the following:
- the LOC112571324 gene encoding cytochrome P450 3A43-like, with the protein product MELNSLVNWILPVVLAVVILLLLYMYGTWTYTKWHKYNIPGPAPVPFLGNMIDIWKKGLFNASLDWRSKYGKTFGVYFMRDAMLLTNDIDILKEVFVKDFSNFSDRSQIPRRPLNYPINHSLPFENGDNWRRMRHTMTPTFSTSKLKLMGPYINRCCDNLSSALQRLSEKRELADVKRIFGAYTMDVIAGTGFGLKTDSLLDENNLFLKALTNMFQNTSSMSWRSVLLSLFPFLRRISNFSRLVKLLPSRYSLSTE